The Sorex araneus isolate mSorAra2 chromosome 5, mSorAra2.pri, whole genome shotgun sequence genome has a segment encoding these proteins:
- the MTF2 gene encoding metal-response element-binding transcription factor 2 isoform X2 produces the protein MVCTICQEEYSEAPNEMVICDKCGQGYHQLCHTPHIDSSVIDSDEKWLCRQCVFATTTKRGGALKKGPNAKALQVMKQTLPYSVADLEWDAGHKTNVQQCYCYCGGPGDWYLKMLQCCKCKQWFHEACVQCLQKPMLFGDRFYTFICSVCSSGPEYLKRLPLQWVDIAHLCLYNLSVIHKKKYFDSELELMTYINENWDRLHPGELADTPKSERYEHVLEALNDYKTMFMSGKEIKKKKHLFGLRIRVPPVPPNVAFKAEKEPEGTSHEFKIKGRKASKPISDSREVSNGLEKKGKKKSVGRPPGPYTRKMIQKTAEPPLDKESVSENPTLDLPCSIGRTEGTAHSSNTSDVDFTGASSAKETTSSSISRHYGLSDSRKRTRTGRSWPAAIPHLRRRRGRLPRRALQTQNSEIVKDDEGKEDYQFDELNTEILNNLADQELQLNHLKNSITSYFGAAGRIACGEKYRVLARRVTLDGKVQYLVEWEGATAS, from the exons ATGGTCTGTACAATATGTCAAGAAGAGTATTCAGAAGCTCCCAATGAAATGGTTATATGTGATAAGTGTGGCCAAG GATATCATCAGTTGTGTCACACACCTCATATTGATTCCAGTGTGATTGATTCAGATGAAAAATGGCTCTGTCGACAGTGTGTttttgcaacaacaacaaag AGGGGTGGTGCGCTTAAGAAAGGACCTAATGCCAAAGCGTTGCAAGTCATGAAGCAAACATTACCCTATAGTGTGGCAGACCTTGAATGGGATGCAGGTCATAAAACCAATGTCCAGCAATGTTACTGCTATTGTGGAGGCCCCGGAGA CTGGTATTTAAAGATGCTACAGTGCTGCAAGTGTAAGCAATGGTTTCATGAGGCTTGTGTGCAATGCCTTCAAAAGCCAATGCTATTTGGAGACAG attttatacatttatttgctCTGTCTGTAGTTCTGGACCAGAATACCTCAAACGTCTACCATTACAGTG GGTAGATATAGCACACCTATGCCTTTACAACCTAAGTGTTATTCACAAGAAGAAATACTTTGATTCTGAACTTGAGCTTATGACATACATTAATGAAAACTGGGATAGATTGCACCCTGGAGAG CTGGCAGACACACCAAAATCTGAAAGATATGAGCATGTTCTGGAAGCATTAAATGATTACAAGACCAT gtTTATGTctgggaaagaaataaagaagaagaagcattTGTTTGGGTTGCGAATACGTGTTCCTCCTGTGCCACCAAATGTGGCTTTCAAAGCAGAGAAAGAACCTGAAGGAACATCtcatgaatttaaaattaaaggcaGAAAGGCATCCAAACCTATATCTGATTCAAG AGAAGTAAGCAATGGcctagaaaaaaaaggaaagaaaaaatctgTAGGTCGCCCACCTGGCCCATATACAAGAAAAATGATTCAGAAAACTGCTGAGCCACCTTTG GATAAGGAATCAGTTTCAGAAAATCCTACCTTGGATTTACCTTGTTCTATAGG GAGAACTGAGGGAACTGCACATTCATCTAATACCTCAGATGTGGATTTCACGGGTGCTTCCAGTGCAAAAGAAACTACCTCGTCTAGCATTTCCAGGCATTATGG ATTATCTGACTCCAGAAAAAGAACTCGTACAGGAAGATCTTGGCCTGCTGCAATACCACATTTAAGGAGGAGAAGGGGTCGTCTTCCAAGAAGAGCACTCCAAACTCAAAACTCAGAAATTGTAAAAGATGATGAAGGCAAAGAAGATTACCAATTTGATGAACTCAACACAGAGATTTTGAATAATTTAGCAGATCAGGAATTACAACTCAATCATCTAAAAAACTCAATTACCAGTTATTTTGGTGCTGCAGGTAGAATAGCATGTGGTGAAAAATACCGAGTGTTGGCTCGTCGGGTGACACTTGATGGAAAGGTGCAGTATCTTGTGGAATGGGAAGGAGCAACTGCATCCTGA
- the MTF2 gene encoding metal-response element-binding transcription factor 2 isoform X1 — translation MRDSTGAGNSLVHKRSPLRRSQKTSASLSKLSLQDGHKVKKPACKFEEGQDVLARWSDGLFYLGTIKKINILKQSCFIIFEDSSKSWVLWKDIQTGATGSGEMVCTICQEEYSEAPNEMVICDKCGQGYHQLCHTPHIDSSVIDSDEKWLCRQCVFATTTKRGGALKKGPNAKALQVMKQTLPYSVADLEWDAGHKTNVQQCYCYCGGPGDWYLKMLQCCKCKQWFHEACVQCLQKPMLFGDRFYTFICSVCSSGPEYLKRLPLQWVDIAHLCLYNLSVIHKKKYFDSELELMTYINENWDRLHPGELADTPKSERYEHVLEALNDYKTMFMSGKEIKKKKHLFGLRIRVPPVPPNVAFKAEKEPEGTSHEFKIKGRKASKPISDSREVSNGLEKKGKKKSVGRPPGPYTRKMIQKTAEPPLDKESVSENPTLDLPCSIGRTEGTAHSSNTSDVDFTGASSAKETTSSSISRHYGLSDSRKRTRTGRSWPAAIPHLRRRRGRLPRRALQTQNSEIVKDDEGKEDYQFDELNTEILNNLADQELQLNHLKNSITSYFGAAGRIACGEKYRVLARRVTLDGKVQYLVEWEGATAS, via the exons AGACTCTACAGGGGCAGGTAATTCACTGGTCCACAAGCGGTCTCCTTTACGTCGAAGCCAAAAGACCTCAGCATCCTTGAGCAAGCTGTCTTTACAGGATGGACATAAAGTCAAAAAGCCAGCATGTAAATTTGAAGAGGGTCAGGATGTCCTAGCTAGATGGTCAGATGGCTTGTTTTATCTTGGCACTATCAAAAAG ATAAACATATTGAAACAGAGCTGCTTCATCATATTTGAAGACAGCTCTAAATCCTGGGTTCTCTGGAAGGACATTCAAACAG gagCCACTGGAAGTGGGGAAATGGTCTGTACAATATGTCAAGAAGAGTATTCAGAAGCTCCCAATGAAATGGTTATATGTGATAAGTGTGGCCAAG GATATCATCAGTTGTGTCACACACCTCATATTGATTCCAGTGTGATTGATTCAGATGAAAAATGGCTCTGTCGACAGTGTGTttttgcaacaacaacaaag AGGGGTGGTGCGCTTAAGAAAGGACCTAATGCCAAAGCGTTGCAAGTCATGAAGCAAACATTACCCTATAGTGTGGCAGACCTTGAATGGGATGCAGGTCATAAAACCAATGTCCAGCAATGTTACTGCTATTGTGGAGGCCCCGGAGA CTGGTATTTAAAGATGCTACAGTGCTGCAAGTGTAAGCAATGGTTTCATGAGGCTTGTGTGCAATGCCTTCAAAAGCCAATGCTATTTGGAGACAG attttatacatttatttgctCTGTCTGTAGTTCTGGACCAGAATACCTCAAACGTCTACCATTACAGTG GGTAGATATAGCACACCTATGCCTTTACAACCTAAGTGTTATTCACAAGAAGAAATACTTTGATTCTGAACTTGAGCTTATGACATACATTAATGAAAACTGGGATAGATTGCACCCTGGAGAG CTGGCAGACACACCAAAATCTGAAAGATATGAGCATGTTCTGGAAGCATTAAATGATTACAAGACCAT gtTTATGTctgggaaagaaataaagaagaagaagcattTGTTTGGGTTGCGAATACGTGTTCCTCCTGTGCCACCAAATGTGGCTTTCAAAGCAGAGAAAGAACCTGAAGGAACATCtcatgaatttaaaattaaaggcaGAAAGGCATCCAAACCTATATCTGATTCAAG AGAAGTAAGCAATGGcctagaaaaaaaaggaaagaaaaaatctgTAGGTCGCCCACCTGGCCCATATACAAGAAAAATGATTCAGAAAACTGCTGAGCCACCTTTG GATAAGGAATCAGTTTCAGAAAATCCTACCTTGGATTTACCTTGTTCTATAGG GAGAACTGAGGGAACTGCACATTCATCTAATACCTCAGATGTGGATTTCACGGGTGCTTCCAGTGCAAAAGAAACTACCTCGTCTAGCATTTCCAGGCATTATGG ATTATCTGACTCCAGAAAAAGAACTCGTACAGGAAGATCTTGGCCTGCTGCAATACCACATTTAAGGAGGAGAAGGGGTCGTCTTCCAAGAAGAGCACTCCAAACTCAAAACTCAGAAATTGTAAAAGATGATGAAGGCAAAGAAGATTACCAATTTGATGAACTCAACACAGAGATTTTGAATAATTTAGCAGATCAGGAATTACAACTCAATCATCTAAAAAACTCAATTACCAGTTATTTTGGTGCTGCAGGTAGAATAGCATGTGGTGAAAAATACCGAGTGTTGGCTCGTCGGGTGACACTTGATGGAAAGGTGCAGTATCTTGTGGAATGGGAAGGAGCAACTGCATCCTGA